Below is a genomic region from Thermoflexus hugenholtzii JAD2.
CATAGCCATCAACAGATCCTTCCATACCAGTAGTAACTCGCGCACGATGCGGAGTAATCGGGCAATGATGTATAATACTCAGCGGGTGGCACCGACATCAAGCCCTGTAAAACGGTCCGGGTCCCCGCCTTCCGATCATAAACACCTGAAGCGACCTCATTGGTGCTGACATGAGTGCAGCTGAAACAGGAATTCCATTTCCGATCCTGGATCTGGCAGGTCCCCATATAGCAATGCCAGATTCGAGTTTCGACATAGACATAGTAAAGTGGAGTGCTCATCGATCCCCCAATGCCGTAAGCATGCAGAATGCCATTATCCCAACCGGTGGTTCCCGCTTTGCCGACATAACCGATCCCTGGGGCGTAAACATACCACAGCATCTCCGCTCTCACCGTTCCGGATGTTATCCCGGCAATCAGGAAGGCCACCCAGATTCCTGTCAACCGTCGAAGGCTCGCGGATCGCATCCTCTACCTCCCTTCGAAAGTCCGGAGGGCTTCCTGATACTGGGCCCGGATCTCGTAAACGCCTTGAATCGCCATCTGAAGCCGATGGAACAGCAGCCGCAGCTCCCCCTCCGAGTCCAGGCGGCCGATCGCCTTCCCGCCTCCGTGATACAGCGGACGAGCTATGCCGGCGGGCGCCTGGAATTCCCGCGATTCCCAGAAGTGTCCTGCCTCCCGCACGATCGCGATGTCCCGGGGATCCCCCTCCATCACCTCATAGACCATGACATACTCCAGCGATCCCATGGGGATCACCCCCTCCTCCGGGAGCCGCAGCCGCTTCAACCCCAGCACCGGCGCCACCTCATCCTGATCCACCCCCAGCACCACGATCACCACCCCCTCCCGGAACCGGGCCTGAAGCCACTTCTGATCCTCCGGGCGCATCCACCTCAGCGCCTCCCCATCCACGATCACCCCATCCAGCGGCCGCCCCATCGCCGCCAGCCGCAACGGAACCCAGCCCGAAAACCACGCCACCCCTTCGGCTCGAAGCGTCTCCATCGTCAGCAGCCCCCGGGCGAAGGGAAGCGGGCCCACAAAGGCCATGAAAGGCTCCCGCGGCAGCGCCGCCGCGTGGGCCGGCGAGGGCGTCAGGGCCGCCGGCACCCCCTCCCGCAACCCCAGGACCCCCAGACCCACCAGAACCCCCACAAACAGAAACCCCACCCCTCCCTTCATCCTTCCCGAGAACGCATGCCTGATCATTTCATCGCCTCCTTCACCACACCAGGAGTCCCTCGTCTGATTGTTCTCCTCGCCTCGCAGTTCCAAGAAGAAAGGATGCACCACCCGGCTTTTACCAGCACACGACTCCCCAGGCCCCGGCATTCGAAGGGGGAGGAGGTGTCTTGATCAAGTGTCTCCCCAGATTCGCCAGCTGGGTGGCCCTGAAGCTGTCCACCATGGTGCGCATCCACGACCGCTCAATACGCCCCCGGGAACTGGAACATTGCTCACTGTCCACTGACACGACCAGGAACTCCATCCCGATTGAGCGTGAGCACATCGTAGCCAAAATCAGAAATCCCAGGCGCCTCATCGCATCATCCCCTCATCGAGATGTAATCCACCCGATGCGCTGACACCGCTGCTCCGTCTCCACGGATAGGCGCAACGTCTCCCTCCGCTCCTCGACCATCACCGGCCCCCGGATCTCTTCATATTCCGTCCACCGGGCTTGTCCCTTCATCTCCGAACGCCCCAGCGCATACACCACCCACCCCGCCGGATCCACTCCCAGCACCCATACCCGCCGACCGCCATCCGGCACCTCCTCCACCCGCTCCCAGCGCTGAATCCAAGAGGGAACCTCCCCCCTGACCGGGAGCATCAGAAGGTCTGGCTCTGGAGTTGGGAAGGTCATCTGGCCCGTCAACCGGTAGCCTGAGGATTCCAGCCGCTCAACGATCGCCCGGGAGGGCAACCCCGTCTGCAACACCGAGGCCTTCGGACCCGACTGCTTTCGAAAACAGAGCGGGGGATCCGAATTGTAGAAGCTCCGCTCCTCCTCTTGGTCCGCCAGAGATTCATACCGGAGAAAGCCCCGAGGGTCTACTTCCCGTGTATAAACCTGCACCGGATAGCCGTCGGAGCCGGTGAGGACGACCCGCTCGACCCGATACTGCTGCTCCTGAACGGACTCAGGCCCGTCTGCGATCCGAATGCGAACCTGCGCCTCCTGACGCACCGTCCGCTGTGGGAATTCCGCCGCGTAACGGATGAAGGGGGGCGGCTCGAAAGATGTGGCAGATGAAGAGCCGGAGAGGAAAGCGCCGGAAGCGAGGGTGGCGATGGGATCCGGCGTTCGCGGCGGCTGGATGCGAAGGTCCGGCTGCTTCCATCCCCAAGGCTCAGTATAAGTCCCGCCAAGCCCGCCCCCAGAATCCAAAGACGCAACGCAAAAGACCCACGTTTCATTCTTCACCTCCTCCATCCAACTCATCTCCACGATAAAACCCCGGTCGTCCGCTGTCAATGCCCATTCTGCCAACTCCGGTTGGCATTTTGCCAACTCCTCCATCCCACCCCCCGCAGGCCCCTTACGGATGCGGTGAGGTCCCCGCTATATGGCTGCTTCCAAAACGGGCCGCCGCGAGGACCGCACAGGTCCATGCGGGCCCTCCCGCTCCTACGTCGGTCCGTTCTTGGACATCGGATCGTCCGCCAGCCGGCTTTTTCGGCGCCCAGGCCGGATTCGGTCGTCCCGCCCGGTGGTATCATGCCGATGAGGGTTCGGAGCAGGCTTCCGGCCTGGCCTTCAAGGGGATCGAGAAGCTTCCAGCGGAAAGATAGAGGTTCGGAAGATGTCATCCCATCCTGTCCATGATGCCATCGCGGTGCTGGACTTCGGCTCCCAGTATGCGCAGCTGATCGTCCGCCGCATCCGGGAGATCGGCGTCTACGCCGAGCTGTTCCCGTGGGACGCGGACCCCGCCGAGGTCCTCGCCCTGCGGCCGAAGGGCTTCGTCCTCTCGGGCGGTCCGGCCAGCGTCTACGAGCCCGGCGCTCCCTCGCTTCCCCCTTACGTCCTGGAGAGCGGCCGGCCGGTGCTGGGGATCTGCTACGGGATGCAGCTGCTGGCCCACGCCCTGGGTGGGCGGGTCGCCCCCGCCCCGGCCCGGGAATACGGTCGGGCGGAGGTGGAGATCCTGGAGCCGGAGGATCCCCTCTGGCACGGATTGCCCTCCCCCATGACCGTCTGGATGTCCCACGGGGACCGGGTGGAGGTCCTCCCGCCCGGCTTCCGGGCGATGGCCCGCTCCCCCAACGCCCCTTTCGCGGCCATCGGTGACCCGGCCCGCCGCCTCTACGGCGTGCAGTTCCACCCCGAGGTCGCCCACACCCCCCTGGGCCGGGAGCTGCTGCGCCGCTTCGCCGTGGCCCTGTGCGGCGGTCGGCCCACCTGGACCCCCCGGGCGATCGCCGAGGAGCAGATCGCGCGGATCCGGGAGCGGGTGGGCGGGGAACGCGTGCTCTGCGCCGTCTCGGGGGGCGTGGACTCCACGGTGACGGCGGTGCTGGTCCATCGGGCGGTGGGGGCGCAGCTGCAATGCCTCTTCGTGGACACCGGGCTGCTGCGCAAGGGGGAAGGGGAGGAGGTGGTGGCCGCCCTGCGGGCCCTGGGGCTGCCGGTGGCTGCGGTGAACGCCGCCGAGGCCT
It encodes:
- the guaA gene encoding glutamine-hydrolyzing GMP synthase; protein product: MSSHPVHDAIAVLDFGSQYAQLIVRRIREIGVYAELFPWDADPAEVLALRPKGFVLSGGPASVYEPGAPSLPPYVLESGRPVLGICYGMQLLAHALGGRVAPAPAREYGRAEVEILEPEDPLWHGLPSPMTVWMSHGDRVEVLPPGFRAMARSPNAPFAAIGDPARRLYGVQFHPEVAHTPLGRELLRRFAVALCGGRPTWTPRAIAEEQIARIRERVGGERVLCAVSGGVDSTVTAVLVHRAVGAQLQCLFVDTGLLRKGEGEEVVAALRALGLPVAAVNAAEAFLEALRGVTDPEEKRVRIGHTFIAVFAEHARRLGPFRFLAQGTLYPDVIESRAPERRAAARIKTHHNVGGLPPDLSFELIEPLRYLFKDEVRALGAHLGIPEALLRRQPFPGPGLAVRCVGEVTWERLERLRAADAIVQEELARSGWAERAAQAFAVLLPVRSVGVMGDARTYEEVVVVRAVATEDFMTANWVPLPHELLDRIATRIVNEVPGVNRVLYDITNKPPATIEWE